One Erythrobacter sp. SDW2 genomic region harbors:
- a CDS encoding PilZ domain-containing protein: MRSFNRFSTDEEIDIRIDGERDVATLYNLSCGGCMIELRNPAAREGTPVEVNLRDMVTAQGRVVWQIDGKCGIRFGTPVHHKFVQMLGYTSATEGFDAEDPRDRFGLPLLG; the protein is encoded by the coding sequence ATGCGTTCTTTCAACCGGTTCTCGACCGACGAAGAAATCGACATCAGGATCGACGGCGAGCGTGATGTCGCAACTCTCTACAACCTGTCTTGCGGCGGCTGCATGATCGAACTGCGCAATCCTGCCGCGCGCGAAGGCACGCCGGTTGAGGTCAATTTGCGCGACATGGTTACGGCGCAGGGCCGCGTCGTGTGGCAAATCGATGGCAAATGCGGAATCAGGTTCGGCACGCCGGTGCACCATAAATTCGTGCAGATGCTGGGCTACACCTCGGCCACGGAAGGCTTCGACGCGGAGGATCCGCGCGACCGTTTCGGACTGCCGCTGTTGGGGTAA
- the pgsA gene encoding CDP-diacylglycerol--glycerol-3-phosphate 3-phosphatidyltransferase, with product MLTLPNILTLSRILAVPLLAFFLWWPDWRLGYAIGFVLYSLIGITDYLDGYLARAQGTVSKLGQFLDPIADKIMVASVILVLTAQGFLRGPYVGDLHVIAGLIILIREIAVSGLREFLGPLKVSVPVSKLAKWKTTFQLLSLGALILGGAVHGVPCHSVAADCGTLADQWIHLVGLASLWGAAVLTVITGWDYLRVGLKHMD from the coding sequence ATGCTGACCTTGCCTAACATCCTCACCCTGTCGCGTATCTTGGCGGTGCCGCTGCTTGCGTTCTTCCTGTGGTGGCCGGACTGGCGGCTGGGTTACGCGATCGGCTTCGTGCTCTACAGCTTGATCGGGATCACCGACTATCTCGACGGGTATCTGGCTCGGGCGCAGGGGACCGTGTCCAAGCTGGGCCAGTTCCTCGATCCGATTGCGGACAAGATCATGGTCGCTTCGGTCATCCTGGTGCTGACCGCGCAAGGCTTCCTGCGCGGGCCCTATGTTGGCGACCTTCATGTGATTGCCGGGCTGATCATTCTGATCCGCGAGATAGCGGTCTCGGGCCTGCGCGAATTCCTCGGTCCGCTGAAGGTTTCGGTGCCTGTGTCGAAGCTCGCCAAGTGGAAGACGACCTTCCAGTTGCTTAGCCTGGGCGCGCTGATCCTAGGAGGGGCGGTGCACGGGGTGCCGTGTCACTCGGTCGCAGCCGATTGCGGCACGCTGGCGGACCAGTGGATCCACCTCGTCGGGCTGGCGAGCCTGTGGGGCGCGGCCGTCCTGACAGTCATCACCGGCTGGGATTACCTGCGCGTCGGCCTCAAGCACATGGACTGA
- a CDS encoding thiamine pyrophosphate-binding protein, whose amino-acid sequence MSQSRTPDAARLLVECLVEQGCDRIFTVPGESFLQVLDGLHGQADIDVITCRQEGGVSFMACADGAMTGRPGVGFVTRGPGATNATIGVHVALQDSQPMVLFVGDVARDMKDREGFQEVDFPAFFGPIAKWAAKIDNAERIPEYVARAWSVAMSGRPGPVVLALPEDMLSDATEAKPRPQVVRPAQPPCPDAMQAMLAMIGDAASPVAIIGGAGWNAKARDHFQSFAERIGLPVATAFRRQDAISPRSPVYAGNLGYGPNPKLVERIKQADLILAVGARLGEATTDGYTIVTPDHPEQQLIHIHPDPNELGRVYRTDLAICADMAEFSEAADLWEDSAVIPFDAGAEAHAEWLAWSKAKPADWPLDLASCVAFMRETLPPDTMICNGAGNFGGWWHRYWQYDGYPTQLAPTCGAMGYGVPAAIAAARRFPDRTVVAVAGDGDFMMNGQELATAVQFGVDLLVIVVDNGAYGTIRMHQEREFPARISATELKNPDFAALAKAYGGWSARAETTEQFKVALVEAKATKGLRLIHCLIDVEQLAASGATVSGLRNR is encoded by the coding sequence ATGAGCCAATCGCGAACCCCAGATGCCGCCCGCCTGCTGGTCGAATGTCTTGTCGAACAAGGCTGTGACCGCATCTTCACCGTACCGGGCGAAAGCTTCCTGCAAGTGCTGGATGGCCTGCACGGGCAGGCCGATATCGATGTCATCACTTGCCGCCAGGAAGGCGGGGTAAGCTTCATGGCCTGCGCAGACGGGGCAATGACCGGACGGCCCGGCGTGGGCTTCGTCACCCGCGGACCAGGCGCAACGAACGCCACCATCGGCGTTCACGTCGCTTTGCAGGATTCGCAGCCGATGGTCCTGTTCGTCGGCGACGTGGCGCGCGACATGAAGGACCGCGAGGGGTTCCAGGAGGTCGATTTCCCGGCCTTCTTCGGCCCCATCGCCAAATGGGCAGCCAAGATCGACAATGCCGAACGGATCCCGGAATACGTCGCTAGGGCGTGGTCGGTGGCAATGTCAGGGCGACCCGGCCCGGTGGTCCTGGCGTTACCGGAAGACATGCTATCGGACGCAACCGAGGCCAAGCCGCGCCCCCAGGTCGTGCGCCCGGCCCAGCCGCCCTGTCCCGACGCGATGCAGGCCATGCTGGCAATGATCGGCGATGCGGCGTCGCCTGTAGCCATCATCGGCGGAGCGGGATGGAATGCCAAGGCTCGCGATCACTTCCAGAGCTTCGCCGAGCGGATCGGGCTGCCGGTCGCGACGGCTTTCCGCCGTCAGGATGCCATTTCACCGCGCTCGCCGGTCTATGCCGGGAACCTCGGCTACGGGCCCAATCCGAAGCTGGTCGAACGGATCAAGCAAGCCGACCTGATTCTAGCAGTCGGTGCACGGCTGGGTGAAGCGACCACCGATGGCTACACCATCGTCACCCCTGACCATCCCGAACAGCAACTGATCCATATCCACCCCGATCCGAACGAACTCGGCCGGGTGTATCGGACCGACCTCGCGATCTGCGCCGACATGGCCGAATTTTCGGAGGCGGCCGACCTGTGGGAAGACAGTGCGGTAATCCCCTTCGATGCCGGGGCAGAGGCGCATGCCGAATGGCTCGCATGGTCGAAGGCCAAGCCGGCGGACTGGCCGCTCGATCTCGCCAGTTGCGTCGCCTTCATGCGCGAGACCCTGCCGCCCGATACGATGATCTGCAACGGCGCGGGCAATTTCGGCGGCTGGTGGCATCGCTATTGGCAATATGACGGCTATCCGACGCAGCTCGCTCCGACCTGCGGCGCTATGGGTTATGGCGTGCCCGCAGCCATCGCCGCCGCGCGGCGCTTCCCGGATCGCACCGTTGTCGCGGTTGCTGGCGACGGTGATTTCATGATGAACGGGCAGGAGCTGGCGACCGCCGTCCAGTTCGGCGTCGACCTGCTGGTCATCGTGGTCGACAACGGCGCCTACGGCACCATCCGCATGCACCAGGAGCGCGAGTTTCCGGCCCGCATATCGGCCACCGAGCTCAAGAATCCGGATTTTGCGGCCTTGGCCAAGGCTTATGGCGGCTGGTCAGCGCGAGCGGAGACAACCGAGCAGTTCAAGGTGGCGCTGGTCGAGGCAAAGGCCACCAAGGGGCTCCGCCTAATCCATTGTCTGATCGATGTCGAACAACTTGCCGCAAGCGGTGCGACCGTAAGCGGGTTGCGCAACCGCTAG
- a CDS encoding EVE domain-containing protein yields MARYWLMKSEPFKYSWDDLVAEQEGTWDGVRNYRARNNLAAMEVGDKCFFYHSREGLEIVGICEVSVAGIMDPTDPEQKWNAVKVKPVRKLKQPVTLKQIKAEPRLADIELIKLSRLSVAEIRPEEWRIILEMAGE; encoded by the coding sequence ATGGCGCGTTACTGGCTGATGAAATCGGAACCATTCAAGTACAGCTGGGACGATCTTGTGGCCGAGCAGGAAGGCACTTGGGACGGCGTCCGCAACTACCGTGCGCGCAACAACCTCGCGGCGATGGAGGTGGGTGACAAGTGCTTCTTCTACCACTCGCGCGAAGGGCTGGAGATCGTCGGCATCTGCGAAGTCAGCGTGGCGGGCATCATGGACCCGACCGACCCAGAGCAGAAGTGGAACGCGGTCAAAGTGAAGCCCGTTCGCAAGCTCAAGCAGCCTGTTACGCTCAAGCAGATCAAAGCCGAGCCGCGCCTCGCCGACATCGAACTGATCAAGCTTTCGCGCCTGTCGGTCGCCGAGATCCGGCCGGAGGAGTGGAGGATCATCCTCGAGATGGCCGGAGAATAA
- a CDS encoding bifunctional diguanylate cyclase/phosphodiesterase, producing MVELRGKKKDGLENTRRDVVALGIAIAAIIMFVGTGSAVLPQIIRQWTTGTANGPDMVLNNALLLNIALIIFGWRRYRELRAEIDTRREAEERARQLAEIDPLTGCHNRRSATHETDRAIARTQRESKAIAFIMVDLDNFKQVNDLNGHQAGDEVLVRAAERMSALLPRDALLARLGGDEFAVVYPYERNSPDHVEQFVSRLIDSVAAPMTIQGQQIEITLSIGVSSGLSGRHGERSEVDAQMLMHQADIAMYHAKRQGKNRYYWFEETMENELRFRNQLETGIRLGIGKNEFVPHYEQQVDINTGRLMGFEMLARWNSPRLGMVSPEIFIPVAEEIGVIGELSESLMRQAFSDAKEWHPSLTISVNISPVQLRDPWFSQKILKLLLECNFPPQRLDIEITESCLHENVGVVRSMITSLKNQGVKISLDDFGTGYSSLAQLRSLPFDRIKIDRSFVSELKEEDANSQIVAAIIALGAGLDMPITAEGIEDSTILETLKTMGEMKGQGYHYGRPECAADVRKRLEREGLLVARPDTTDDAARGNAVAEEARKTA from the coding sequence ATGGTCGAACTGCGTGGCAAGAAGAAAGACGGGCTGGAAAATACCCGTCGCGATGTCGTGGCTTTGGGGATCGCCATTGCTGCGATCATTATGTTCGTCGGTACCGGCAGCGCGGTGCTGCCACAGATCATCCGCCAGTGGACCACCGGGACCGCCAACGGGCCCGACATGGTGCTCAACAATGCCCTGCTGCTGAACATTGCCCTCATCATCTTCGGCTGGCGCCGCTATCGCGAACTGCGCGCCGAGATCGATACCCGCCGCGAAGCCGAAGAACGTGCCCGCCAGCTGGCAGAAATCGATCCGTTGACCGGTTGCCACAACCGCCGCAGCGCAACCCATGAGACTGACCGCGCTATCGCCCGCACCCAGCGCGAGAGCAAGGCCATTGCCTTCATCATGGTCGACCTCGACAATTTCAAGCAGGTCAATGACCTCAACGGACATCAGGCTGGCGACGAGGTGCTGGTCCGGGCGGCAGAGCGGATGAGCGCGCTGTTGCCGCGCGATGCCCTGCTGGCTCGCTTGGGCGGCGATGAATTCGCGGTGGTCTATCCCTATGAACGGAACTCGCCCGACCATGTCGAGCAGTTCGTTTCCCGCCTGATCGACAGCGTCGCGGCCCCCATGACGATCCAGGGGCAACAGATCGAAATTACCTTGTCGATCGGCGTGTCCTCCGGTCTTTCCGGCCGCCACGGCGAACGCAGCGAAGTCGATGCCCAGATGCTGATGCACCAGGCCGACATCGCGATGTACCACGCCAAGCGCCAGGGCAAGAACCGCTATTACTGGTTCGAAGAAACCATGGAAAACGAGCTGCGTTTCCGCAACCAGCTCGAAACCGGCATCCGCCTCGGCATCGGGAAGAACGAGTTCGTGCCTCATTACGAACAGCAGGTGGATATCAACACCGGCCGCCTGATGGGTTTCGAAATGCTGGCACGGTGGAATTCGCCGCGGCTGGGCATGGTCAGCCCGGAGATATTCATCCCTGTGGCCGAAGAAATCGGCGTCATCGGCGAGCTGTCGGAAAGTCTCATGCGGCAAGCTTTCAGCGACGCCAAGGAATGGCACCCGTCGCTGACCATCTCGGTCAACATCTCGCCGGTCCAGCTGCGCGATCCGTGGTTCTCGCAGAAGATCCTCAAGCTGCTGCTAGAATGCAATTTCCCGCCGCAGCGGCTCGATATCGAAATCACCGAGAGCTGCCTGCACGAGAATGTCGGCGTCGTCCGCTCGATGATCACCAGCCTCAAGAACCAGGGCGTGAAGATCAGCCTCGACGATTTCGGCACCGGCTATTCCTCGCTCGCCCAGCTGCGTTCGCTACCGTTCGACCGGATCAAGATCGACCGCAGCTTCGTAAGTGAGCTCAAGGAAGAAGACGCCAATTCCCAGATCGTCGCTGCGATCATCGCGTTGGGGGCGGGGCTCGACATGCCCATCACCGCCGAAGGAATCGAAGACAGCACCATCCTCGAAACGCTAAAGACCATGGGTGAAATGAAGGGCCAGGGCTATCACTATGGCCGCCCCGAATGCGCCGCCGACGTGCGCAAGCGGCTTGAGCGCGAAGGCCTGCTGGTCGCTCGTCCGGATACGACCGACGACGCTGCCAGGGGCAATGCGGTAGCCGAAGAGGCGCGCAAGACCGCCTAA
- a CDS encoding hydrogen peroxide-inducible genes activator: MSTYLPTIKQLQYLVALHEHGHFGRAAEASFVSQSTLSAGIRELESLLGVTLVERSRRVVRFTPLGNQVVEKAHRLLREAEELSDLVQAAGKPLSGTLRMSVIPTIAPFLLPRILPRLRRERPELKLFLREETSHDAVESLHHGRVDCVLLALPFATGEVEMEHIADDELLVAFPKDDPRDPPAIIKPNMIDEGRLLLLEDGHCLKEHALAACNRPELRGSATMIGTSLHTLVQMVDNGLGLTMLPQMALDAGILNGTHVVARPLKSAAATREIALIWRKNSPRADEFKLLAAELRAG; this comes from the coding sequence ATGTCCACCTACCTCCCCACCATCAAGCAGTTGCAGTATCTCGTCGCGCTGCACGAGCATGGGCATTTCGGGCGAGCGGCGGAGGCTTCGTTCGTGTCGCAGTCGACGCTTTCGGCGGGGATCCGCGAGCTGGAATCGCTGCTCGGCGTGACGCTGGTCGAGCGGTCCCGCCGGGTGGTGCGGTTTACGCCGCTGGGCAACCAAGTGGTGGAGAAGGCCCACCGGCTGCTGCGCGAGGCGGAGGAACTGTCGGATCTAGTCCAGGCCGCAGGCAAACCGCTCTCCGGGACGCTGCGCATGAGCGTCATCCCGACCATCGCGCCGTTCCTGCTGCCGCGCATCCTGCCGCGGCTGCGCAGGGAACGGCCCGAGCTCAAGCTGTTCCTGCGTGAGGAAACCAGCCATGATGCGGTCGAATCGCTCCATCACGGCCGGGTCGATTGCGTGCTGCTCGCCCTGCCCTTCGCCACGGGGGAGGTGGAGATGGAGCATATTGCCGACGACGAGTTGCTGGTCGCCTTCCCCAAGGACGATCCGCGCGATCCCCCGGCGATCATCAAGCCCAACATGATCGATGAAGGCCGCCTGCTGCTCCTGGAGGATGGGCATTGCCTCAAGGAACACGCCCTCGCCGCCTGCAACCGTCCCGAACTGCGCGGTAGCGCGACGATGATCGGAACCTCGCTGCATACGCTGGTGCAGATGGTCGATAATGGTCTTGGCCTCACCATGCTGCCACAGATGGCGCTCGATGCGGGGATCCTTAACGGCACTCATGTCGTCGCGCGTCCGCTCAAGTCGGCTGCCGCGACTCGCGAGATCGCGCTGATCTGGCGCAAGAACTCTCCACGGGCAGACGAGTTCAAGCTGCTCGCTGCGGAGCTACGCGCAGGGTAA
- a CDS encoding MFS transporter translates to MTSLDLLRSRKFLPLFVTQLLNAFNDNLYKNAMVLFVVYSIYNSEAAEGAFSGIASGVFILPFFILSALAGQLADMRDKAKIIRIIKFCEILIMVVGSAGLVMAWEGIAVHSFAIPLLLVALFAMGVHSTFFGPIKYAILPQHLPRESVLAGTGWVEAGTYIAILAGTIIAGWISVEAAAVGIVLTAIIGWLTSLTVPPAPPQGEVEPLDWHILRASVKLVRETMKIRQVWLAILSISFFWSIGTVLFVQFFPLAKNVIVASKEVASLFLVVFSVGVAIGSVVVNRLLKGVVSARYSPASVIVMGLFVVIFYVLCKIWQTDAPTDLLTVREFIAWPMANVLLLCLLGIAISGGMFVVPLYAFLTTRVAPDKTSRTIAANNIVNSGAMVLGSLIVMGMSVAGVPVTEQLLFTGSMCLVSAWLGGLLHKAELSDPA, encoded by the coding sequence ATGACATCGCTCGACCTGTTGCGCAGCCGCAAGTTCCTGCCGCTGTTCGTCACGCAACTGCTCAATGCTTTCAACGACAACCTCTACAAGAACGCGATGGTGCTGTTTGTTGTCTACAGCATCTACAATTCGGAAGCGGCCGAGGGCGCGTTTAGCGGGATCGCTTCGGGCGTGTTCATCCTGCCCTTCTTCATCCTTTCCGCGCTCGCCGGGCAACTGGCCGACATGCGCGACAAGGCCAAGATCATACGCATCATAAAGTTCTGCGAAATCCTGATCATGGTTGTCGGCTCAGCCGGGCTGGTCATGGCGTGGGAAGGCATCGCAGTGCACAGCTTCGCCATTCCGCTCTTGCTGGTGGCGCTGTTCGCCATGGGAGTCCATTCGACCTTCTTCGGCCCGATCAAATACGCCATCCTGCCCCAACATTTGCCGCGCGAATCCGTATTGGCGGGGACCGGTTGGGTCGAAGCCGGGACTTATATCGCCATCCTCGCCGGGACGATCATCGCCGGGTGGATCTCGGTCGAAGCGGCAGCGGTTGGGATCGTCCTCACGGCAATCATCGGTTGGCTCACCAGCCTGACCGTTCCTCCCGCCCCTCCGCAAGGAGAGGTCGAGCCGCTCGACTGGCACATACTGCGCGCCTCGGTGAAGTTAGTGCGAGAGACCATGAAAATTCGCCAGGTCTGGCTTGCCATCCTGTCGATCAGCTTCTTCTGGTCGATCGGCACAGTGCTGTTTGTTCAGTTCTTCCCGCTGGCCAAGAACGTCATCGTCGCCAGCAAGGAGGTCGCCAGCCTCTTCCTGGTTGTGTTCTCGGTCGGGGTCGCGATCGGTTCAGTGGTTGTCAACCGGCTGCTCAAGGGGGTTGTCTCGGCCCGCTATTCGCCGGCCTCCGTGATCGTGATGGGACTGTTCGTTGTCATCTTCTATGTGCTTTGCAAGATCTGGCAGACGGACGCTCCAACCGATCTGCTCACCGTCCGCGAGTTCATCGCTTGGCCGATGGCCAATGTGCTGCTGCTGTGCCTGCTGGGAATCGCCATCTCCGGGGGCATGTTCGTGGTACCGCTTTATGCCTTCCTCACGACGCGAGTGGCACCCGACAAGACGTCGCGCACTATCGCCGCAAACAACATCGTCAATTCGGGCGCAATGGTGCTGGGATCATTGATCGTGATGGGGATGAGCGTGGCAGGTGTGCCGGTGACCGAGCAACTGCTCTTCACCGGCAGCATGTGCCTGGTCTCGGCATGGCTCGGCGGCTTGTTGCACAAGGCCGAATTGAGTGACCCGGCCTGA
- the dapF gene encoding diaminopimelate epimerase, whose protein sequence is MRVPFTKMHGLGNDFIMLDAREKPLPPMSEGIARALANRTTGIGCDQLIVLEPSDVADFRMRIFNADGGEVEACGNASRAVALLHGSAAKVETSGGLIEVEPTDGGARVDMGIPRFEWEAIPLAYAMDTLSMPVAWGELENPAAVNVGNPHVVFFVPDADAVPLDMMGPGIETDPLFPDRINVNVASITGKDSIKLDVWERGVGLTRACGTGACATAIAAMRRRLTGRKVAVTLPGGTLTIEWDANGRIIMTGPATESFRGSFDWGDYA, encoded by the coding sequence ATGCGCGTCCCCTTCACCAAGATGCACGGCCTGGGCAATGATTTCATCATGCTCGACGCCCGAGAGAAGCCGCTTCCGCCAATGTCGGAAGGGATTGCGCGCGCGCTGGCCAATCGCACCACCGGGATCGGCTGTGACCAGCTGATCGTGCTCGAGCCGTCCGATGTCGCTGACTTCCGCATGCGCATTTTCAATGCCGACGGCGGCGAAGTGGAGGCTTGCGGCAACGCCAGTCGCGCTGTCGCGCTGCTGCACGGCAGTGCTGCGAAGGTCGAGACCTCCGGCGGATTAATCGAAGTCGAACCGACCGATGGCGGCGCGAGGGTCGATATGGGCATCCCCCGCTTCGAATGGGAGGCCATCCCTCTCGCCTATGCCATGGACACGCTGAGCATGCCGGTGGCGTGGGGCGAGCTGGAGAACCCGGCGGCGGTCAATGTCGGCAACCCGCATGTGGTGTTCTTCGTGCCCGATGCCGACGCCGTCCCGCTCGACATGATGGGTCCGGGGATCGAGACCGACCCGTTGTTCCCGGACCGAATCAACGTCAACGTCGCCAGCATTACCGGCAAGGATTCGATCAAGCTCGACGTCTGGGAACGCGGGGTCGGCCTGACCCGTGCCTGCGGTACCGGTGCCTGTGCCACTGCCATCGCCGCAATGCGCCGCCGCCTGACTGGGCGCAAGGTGGCGGTCACCCTGCCCGGCGGCACGCTGACCATCGAATGGGACGCGAATGGGCGGATCATCATGACCGGTCCTGCGACCGAAAGCTTCCGCGGCAGCTTCGACTGGGGCGACTACGCGTGA